One part of the Lachnospiraceae bacterium JLR.KK002 genome encodes these proteins:
- a CDS encoding formyltransferase family protein, giving the protein MEIYQKGIIAGGTGLLYQAADLLKKSGRAEKIELYFCNQNGFGKGETEFPCHQVSEKSELMDMLKQETEKTLVLSVMNPWLFPEEVLENPCLLVVNLHHALLPAHRGRNAEAWAIYEGDEKAGITWHKVDAGIDTGAVYLQKEVEIDSRMTSLKLLSKLNEAALEGLEELLQGDFKEHKADDSQGTGTGKPHLAKDIPNDGWLDLSWNPEQISRFLRAMDYGVINVFGKPRVRLPEGVHVWKAWKISEEEGPEETRYDETKRELCIRKDGKLITLKKMKKMEENNK; this is encoded by the coding sequence ATGGAAATTTATCAGAAGGGAATCATCGCAGGCGGGACCGGACTTTTGTATCAGGCGGCAGATTTGCTGAAAAAAAGCGGCCGGGCAGAGAAAATTGAGTTATATTTCTGTAATCAGAACGGTTTTGGAAAAGGAGAAACAGAGTTTCCCTGTCATCAGGTTTCTGAAAAATCAGAGCTGATGGACATGCTGAAACAGGAGACAGAAAAAACCCTGGTATTATCCGTAATGAATCCCTGGCTGTTTCCGGAAGAAGTCCTTGAGAATCCCTGCCTTCTGGTGGTAAACCTTCACCATGCGCTGCTCCCCGCCCACCGGGGCAGAAATGCCGAGGCCTGGGCCATTTATGAGGGAGATGAAAAAGCCGGAATCACCTGGCACAAAGTGGACGCCGGAATTGACACAGGAGCTGTTTATCTTCAGAAAGAAGTGGAAATTGACAGCCGGATGACTTCATTAAAACTTTTGTCGAAGCTGAATGAAGCGGCCCTGGAAGGGCTGGAGGAATTGCTGCAGGGAGATTTCAAAGAGCATAAGGCTGATGATTCCCAGGGGACAGGAACCGGAAAGCCGCACCTTGCAAAAGACATTCCCAATGACGGATGGCTGGATTTGTCCTGGAACCCGGAACAGATCAGCCGGTTTCTGCGTGCCATGGATTATGGAGTAATAAATGTATTTGGAAAACCCAGAGTCAGACTGCCGGAAGGCGTCCATGTATGGAAAGCCTGGAAAATTTCCGAGGAGGAAGGACCGGAGGAAACCAGATACGATGAGACAAAGCGGGAGCTTTGCATCCGGAAAGACGGAAAACTGATTACACTGAAAAAGATGAAAAAAATGGAGGAAAATAACAAATGA
- a CDS encoding phosphopantetheine-binding protein yields the protein MKEKLLEILNDLRPDVEFEKETKLIDDGILDSFDIVSLVSELNSEFDVEINVMDLEPVNFNTIQAMMELIEKLQEEG from the coding sequence ATGAAAGAGAAATTACTGGAGATTTTAAATGATTTGAGACCGGACGTGGAGTTTGAAAAAGAGACAAAATTAATTGACGATGGGATTCTGGATTCCTTTGACATTGTTTCCCTGGTATCGGAGCTGAACTCTGAATTTGACGTGGAGATTAACGTGATGGATCTGGAACCGGTGAATTTCAATACGATTCAGGCAATGATGGAGTTAATTGAGAAGCTGCAGGAAGAAGGCTGA
- a CDS encoding MBOAT family O-acyltransferase: MDFISVTFMIFILILICLYFLVPDKYKWMVLLAGSYVFYAFSGIKLMIFLIFTTGVTFVSGRKLGDINEESSRYLKEHKADLTRDEKKQYKSQITARKKRIVTAAVVVNLGILIFLKYFNFIAKNINLVIGQFGVTEKVPLLNLLLPLGISFYTLQSIAYIVDLYRGKYQADRNFLKFALFMSFFPQIIQGPIARYDQLASQLYEPHKFDYTRVTQGFQLVLWGYMKKLILADRLAVAVNFIFDDPAPHEGFILFFAAAGYGLQVYADFSGGMDIARGVSQVLGIELALNFERPYFAKSVEEFWRRWHITLGSWMRDYVFYPLSLSKNFANLGKRTRKIFGNYIGKKLPTFLSMFIVFLLVGVWHGSSWKYVAYGIWNGVIIVSSILLEPVYQKMAQKCGMDTESAGWKFFQMFRTFVLCSFGRFFSRGKTCMKAIDMFIRALAFPNPWVFFNGGFLNFGLSYKDYNVIFISILVLLVVGIMQERGVHIREKIAEQHICFRWVIYLGAVLTLLVFGYYGGGYSASEFIYQQF; encoded by the coding sequence ATGGATTTTATTTCAGTTACATTTATGATATTTATTCTTATACTGATTTGCCTTTACTTCCTGGTGCCGGATAAATACAAATGGATGGTGCTGCTGGCAGGCAGCTATGTTTTCTATGCATTTTCCGGGATAAAACTGATGATTTTCCTCATTTTTACCACAGGGGTAACTTTTGTAAGCGGCAGGAAGCTGGGGGATATCAATGAGGAATCCTCCCGGTATCTGAAAGAGCATAAGGCGGATTTGACCAGGGACGAGAAAAAACAGTATAAGAGCCAGATTACCGCCCGCAAGAAGCGGATTGTGACAGCCGCTGTAGTGGTCAATCTGGGTATTCTGATTTTTCTGAAATACTTTAACTTTATTGCCAAAAACATCAATCTTGTGATTGGACAGTTTGGGGTGACAGAGAAAGTTCCGCTGCTGAATCTGCTGCTGCCGCTGGGGATTTCCTTTTATACCCTGCAGTCCATTGCCTATATTGTGGATTTGTACCGGGGAAAGTACCAGGCAGACAGGAACTTTCTGAAATTTGCCCTGTTTATGTCCTTTTTCCCTCAGATTATACAGGGCCCTATCGCCAGGTATGACCAGCTGGCTTCTCAGTTATATGAGCCCCATAAGTTTGATTACACCAGAGTGACCCAGGGCTTCCAGCTTGTTCTCTGGGGGTATATGAAGAAGCTGATTCTGGCGGACCGTCTGGCGGTTGCGGTGAATTTTATCTTTGACGACCCGGCGCCCCATGAAGGCTTTATTCTGTTTTTTGCTGCAGCCGGATACGGGCTGCAGGTATATGCGGATTTCTCCGGTGGTATGGATATCGCCCGCGGAGTTTCCCAGGTGCTGGGCATTGAACTGGCGCTGAATTTTGAGAGGCCCTATTTTGCAAAATCAGTGGAGGAATTCTGGCGCAGGTGGCATATTACACTGGGCTCCTGGATGCGGGATTATGTGTTCTATCCCCTGTCCCTGTCCAAAAACTTTGCAAATCTGGGCAAACGAACCAGGAAGATTTTCGGCAATTATATCGGTAAGAAACTGCCTACCTTTCTGTCCATGTTTATCGTGTTTTTGCTGGTGGGCGTCTGGCATGGTTCCAGCTGGAAATATGTGGCCTACGGAATCTGGAACGGAGTGATTATTGTATCCAGTATACTGCTGGAGCCGGTATATCAGAAGATGGCTCAGAAGTGCGGCATGGATACGGAGTCTGCCGGCTGGAAATTTTTCCAGATGTTCCGGACCTTTGTGCTGTGCAGCTTCGGACGTTTCTTTTCCAGAGGAAAAACCTGCATGAAAGCCATTGACATGTTTATACGTGCCCTGGCCTTCCCCAATCCCTGGGTATTTTTCAACGGAGGCTTTCTGAATTTCGGCCTGTCCTACAAGGACTATAATGTGATTTTTATTTCGATTCTTGTACTGCTGGTGGTTGGAATCATGCAGGAGCGGGGTGTTCATATCAGAGAAAAAATTGCGGAGCAGCACATCTGTTTCCGCTGGGTGATTTATCTGGGAGCAGTGCTTACCCTGCTGGTGTTCGGCTATTACGGAGGCGGCTATTCCGCCAGCGAATTTATCTATCAGCAGTTTTAA